The following coding sequences are from one Frigoribacterium sp. Leaf415 window:
- a CDS encoding dipeptidase produces the protein MSDSQHPVRPTDPRTVSELAEAVHAGLPATISDLGALVRIPSVSWDAFDPEHVRRSADAVAALVEGTGLFDQVTVSRAPVGDSGTLGQPAVLARRPARDGKPTILLYAHHDVQPQGDDADWDTPPFEPTVKGDRLYGRGASDDKAGVMTHVAALRAVHEVLGDDLGVGVSLFVEGEEEFGSRSFADFLVQHEDELRADVIVVADSDNWSTTVPAITVGLRGNVTFRLTVRTLAHASHSGMLGGAVPDAMLAMVKLLATLHDDDGSVAVAGLTSREAEHPQQSEQQLRDESGLLEGVTPIGRGPILSRVWSQPSITVTGIDAPSVANASNTLSPEVSVRISARIAPGQTAEDAYAALEAHLREHAPFGAHVQIDDVDRGDPFLVDTTGTAIADATVAMTEGWGEAPVQTGIGGSIPFIADLVRTFPEAQILVTGVEDPDTRAHSPNESQHLGVLHRAILSEAILLARLDARG, from the coding sequence ATGAGCGACTCGCAGCATCCCGTCCGACCGACCGATCCCCGTACTGTCAGCGAACTCGCGGAGGCCGTGCACGCGGGTCTGCCCGCGACGATCAGTGACCTCGGCGCCCTCGTGCGCATCCCCTCCGTCTCGTGGGACGCCTTCGACCCCGAGCACGTGCGACGCAGCGCCGACGCGGTCGCCGCCCTCGTCGAGGGCACGGGCCTCTTCGACCAGGTGACCGTGAGCAGGGCCCCCGTCGGTGACAGCGGCACCCTCGGCCAGCCCGCCGTGCTCGCCCGACGTCCGGCCCGCGACGGCAAGCCGACCATCCTCCTGTACGCGCACCACGACGTGCAGCCCCAGGGCGACGACGCCGACTGGGACACCCCTCCGTTCGAGCCGACGGTCAAGGGCGACCGGCTGTACGGGCGCGGAGCCTCCGACGACAAGGCCGGCGTGATGACGCACGTGGCGGCCCTGCGCGCGGTGCACGAGGTGCTCGGAGACGACCTCGGCGTCGGCGTCTCGTTGTTCGTCGAGGGCGAGGAGGAGTTCGGCTCCCGCTCCTTCGCCGACTTCCTCGTGCAGCACGAGGACGAGTTGCGTGCCGACGTCATCGTCGTCGCCGACTCCGACAACTGGAGCACGACGGTCCCCGCGATCACCGTCGGTCTGCGCGGCAACGTGACCTTCCGCCTGACCGTCCGCACCCTGGCGCACGCGTCCCACTCCGGCATGCTCGGCGGGGCGGTGCCCGACGCCATGCTGGCCATGGTGAAGCTGCTCGCGACCCTGCACGACGACGACGGCAGCGTGGCCGTGGCCGGGTTGACGAGTCGCGAGGCCGAGCATCCGCAGCAGAGCGAGCAGCAGCTGCGGGACGAGAGCGGCCTGCTCGAGGGCGTGACTCCCATCGGACGCGGTCCCATCCTGAGCCGGGTGTGGTCACAGCCGTCGATCACCGTGACCGGCATCGACGCCCCGTCGGTCGCCAACGCGTCCAACACGCTGAGCCCCGAGGTGTCGGTCCGCATCAGCGCCCGCATCGCTCCCGGGCAGACCGCCGAGGACGCCTACGCCGCCCTGGAGGCGCACCTGCGTGAGCACGCACCGTTCGGCGCCCACGTGCAGATCGACGACGTCGACCGGGGCGATCCCTTCCTGGTGGACACGACCGGCACGGCCATCGCCGACGCCACCGTCGCGATGACCGAGGGCTGGGGCGAGGCGCCGGTCCAGACGGGCATCGGCGGGTCGATCCCGTTCATCGCCGACCTCGTCCGGACCTTCCCCGAGGCCCAGATCCTCGTGACGGGCGTCGAGGACCCCGACACGCGGGCGCACAGCCCGAACGAATCGCAGCACCTCGGCGTGCTGCACCGGGCGATCCTCAGCGAGGCGATCCTGTTGGCGCGCCTCGACGCGAGGGGCTGA
- a CDS encoding quinone-dependent dihydroorotate dehydrogenase produces MRTPYRVLFDVVFAKMDPEDAHHLAFRVIKTIPKLGLAGVVGRLTAPAPSLAVEALGLHFASPFGVAAGFDKDAKGIAGLGALGFGHVEVGTVTARPQPGNDRPRLFRLVPDLAVVNRMGFNNSGAHAAALELSRARSAPSRPVIGVNIGKSRVVDVDDAIDDYLASTRLLAPLADYLAVNVSSPNTPGLRGLQELDRLAPLLEAVRDAAGHTPVLVKIAPDLDDDGVRRIGALVTELGLAGVIATNTTVSREGLVTEGAVVEAAGAGGLSGAPLAARSLEVLALVRESVPSETCVISVGGVSSAEDVDERLRAGATLVQGYTAFLYRGPLWARQVNRGLVAMRRRRPIA; encoded by the coding sequence GTGAGGACCCCGTACCGCGTCCTGTTCGACGTCGTCTTCGCCAAGATGGACCCCGAGGACGCCCACCATCTCGCCTTCCGAGTCATCAAGACGATCCCCAAGCTGGGCCTGGCCGGCGTCGTCGGACGCCTGACTGCCCCGGCGCCATCCCTCGCCGTCGAGGCGCTCGGACTCCATTTCGCCTCGCCCTTCGGCGTCGCAGCAGGCTTCGACAAGGACGCCAAGGGCATCGCCGGTCTCGGCGCGCTCGGGTTCGGGCACGTCGAGGTGGGCACCGTGACGGCTCGGCCGCAGCCCGGCAACGACCGTCCTCGTCTCTTCCGCCTCGTCCCCGACCTCGCCGTCGTGAACCGCATGGGGTTCAACAACTCCGGTGCCCACGCGGCGGCCCTCGAACTCAGCCGGGCACGGTCCGCTCCGTCGCGGCCCGTCATCGGCGTGAACATCGGCAAGAGTCGCGTCGTGGACGTCGACGACGCGATCGACGACTACCTCGCCAGCACGCGCCTCCTGGCTCCTCTGGCCGACTACCTCGCCGTGAACGTCAGTTCGCCCAACACGCCGGGACTCCGCGGGCTGCAAGAGCTCGACCGGCTCGCACCGCTCCTCGAGGCCGTCCGCGACGCCGCGGGGCACACCCCCGTGCTGGTCAAGATCGCACCCGACCTCGACGACGACGGGGTTCGCCGGATCGGTGCCCTCGTCACCGAGCTCGGCCTGGCGGGCGTGATCGCGACCAACACGACGGTGTCGAGAGAGGGCCTCGTCACCGAGGGGGCCGTCGTCGAGGCCGCGGGCGCCGGTGGTCTGTCGGGCGCACCGCTCGCCGCCCGGTCGCTCGAGGTCCTGGCGCTCGTCCGGGAGTCCGTCCCGAGCGAGACGTGCGTCATCTCGGTCGGAGGGGTGTCGAGCGCCGAGGACGTCGACGAACGACTGCGCGCCGGGGCCACGCTGGTGCAGGGCTACACGGCCTTCCTCTACCGGGGGCCGCTCTGGGCGCGCCAGGTCAACCGAGGGCTCGTCGCCATGCGCCGGCGACGGCCCATCGCCTGA
- a CDS encoding DUF3043 domain-containing protein — protein sequence MAKPDSKTTETTTVAEPESTAVGKGRPTPTRREREAANQRPLVASGKEAQKAQRARLAEQRDRARVGLANGEERFLPDRDKGPQRRFIRDHVDARFSVGEAMIPIMVVVIAMTLVQSAAIQSITLLVLWGFFALAVVDCLIVGRSVNRKLAAKYGAENVRKGNRWYAAMRAMQLKPMRLPKPQVKRGEYPTA from the coding sequence GTGGCCAAGCCAGACAGCAAGACGACCGAGACGACCACCGTCGCCGAGCCCGAGTCGACCGCGGTCGGCAAGGGTCGGCCGACGCCCACGCGACGTGAGCGCGAGGCCGCCAACCAGAGGCCCCTCGTCGCCTCGGGCAAAGAAGCCCAGAAGGCCCAGCGGGCCCGTCTCGCGGAGCAGCGTGACCGTGCCCGTGTCGGCCTCGCGAACGGCGAGGAGCGATTCCTGCCCGACCGCGACAAGGGACCGCAGCGTCGCTTCATCCGCGACCACGTCGACGCCCGCTTCAGCGTCGGCGAGGCCATGATCCCCATCATGGTCGTCGTCATCGCCATGACGCTCGTGCAGTCCGCGGCCATCCAGTCGATTACGTTGCTCGTGCTCTGGGGATTCTTCGCCCTCGCCGTCGTCGACTGCCTGATCGTCGGCCGCAGCGTCAACCGCAAGCTCGCGGCCAAGTACGGTGCCGAGAACGTCCGCAAGGGCAACCGTTGGTACGCGGCCATGCGAGCGATGCAACTCAAGCCCATGCGCCTGCCCAAGCCGCAGGTCAAGCGCGGCGAGTACCCGACCGCCTAG
- the nrdR gene encoding transcriptional regulator NrdR, translating into MFCPFCRHPDSRVVDSRTSDDGTSIRRRRQCPNCGRRFSTTETASLNVVKRNGVLEPFSRDKIISGVRKACQGRPVTDGDLAVLAQKVEEAVRASGASQIEANDIGLAILPPLRDLDEVAYLRFASVYQAFDSLEDFEASIGQLREEHASRPLSTRSVDE; encoded by the coding sequence ATGTTCTGCCCCTTCTGCCGCCACCCCGACTCCCGAGTCGTCGACTCCCGCACCAGTGACGACGGCACGTCGATCCGTCGTCGCAGGCAGTGCCCGAACTGCGGTCGTCGGTTCAGCACGACCGAGACCGCGAGCCTGAACGTGGTGAAGCGCAACGGCGTCCTCGAACCGTTCAGCCGCGACAAGATCATCTCGGGCGTCCGCAAGGCCTGCCAGGGCCGTCCGGTGACCGACGGCGACCTCGCCGTCCTGGCGCAGAAGGTCGAGGAGGCCGTCCGGGCGAGCGGTGCGTCGCAGATCGAGGCGAACGACATCGGTCTGGCCATCCTGCCTCCGCTCCGCGACCTCGACGAGGTGGCGTACCTGCGTTTCGCGAGCGTCTACCAGGCCTTCGACTCGCTCGAGGACTTCGAGGCCTCGATCGGCCAGCTGCGCGAAGAGCACGCCTCCCGTCCGCTCTCCACCCGGTCGGTCGACGAGTGA